The Engraulis encrasicolus isolate BLACKSEA-1 chromosome 4, IST_EnEncr_1.0, whole genome shotgun sequence genome includes a window with the following:
- the LOC134447192 gene encoding uncharacterized protein LOC134447192 isoform X1, with protein sequence MPSRSSRRRASGQRRWSLWCFAGADVKETVDMGTQTECPTVEVATQADGPETAEATTQAGWVTAEASTQAACGTAEAGIQAVRVMAEAGCQSVWATSEASVQAARVTADADTQVDSTDATPLLDAELPGASVQRTTGVAPDADWTVQNMNQTTAFEYSEFFRNGQMWVEVKLRCEERREGPYLRQYWYLINNCSQETAEGFLPYANGELLTYIEWYCGSITAVYSHIHTQMTTVMDIGGHLYGETSTSCRGLSMDAAGTWTRLERTDTLRMPLDQFFTPQPDPDDDSAGLLEIDWSSPGPDPDADGFNDADGFNDADGFDADGFDADGFDADGFNAADDEDADGFDGDDAADDDAGFDAADDAVGLDTGFDAADGLEDAAAVGSPAPGPRAAGTDAAAVTDAAAGTDAAADNSTAPGFDDAAGWSGALSAAASVASQVPSVYYLFQSTGLGDFPLRLAGLRDAFAVLLEQPETANFIAVTGSMLLKNLATLNGKDAGATQQAFDEVVAFAQTLTPTITTELLEVGIHQFNLLDVVFELLLFRNLELAYVRLVPQAQGGFLDHLATVVQSLLPSEAWPPQAAQCWELLQSEAISFVLEILSLDVSAYHQPQHLAQRVFSSLERRIDQLLSVMPSG encoded by the exons ATGCCATCACGGAGCAGCAGGCGCCGAGCCTCTGGGCAGAGGAGATGGTCTCTCTGGTGTTTTGCAGGTGCTGATGTGAAGGAGACGGTGGACATGGGGACGCAGACGGAGTGTCCGACCGTGGAGGTGGCCACCCAGGCGGACGGACCCGAGACGGCAGAGGCGACCACTCAGGCAGGTTGGGTGACAGCCGAGGCCAGCACTCAGGCTGCTTGTGGAACGGCCGAGGCCGGTATACAGGCAGTGAGAGTAATGGCCGAAGCTGGATGTCAATCTGTCTGGGCAACCAGCGAGGCCTCTGTCCAGGCGGCGAGGGTAACTGCTGACGCTGACACCCAGGTGGACTCCACGGACG CGACCCCTTTGCTTGATGCTGAGCTACCAGGAG CATCTGTCCAGAGGACAACTGGTGTTGCTCCAG ACGCCGACTGGACAGTCCAGAACATGAACCAGACGACTGCTTTTGAGTATTCAGAGTTCTTCCGCAACGGCCAGATG TGGGTGGAGGTGAAGCTCAGGTGTGAGGAGAGGCGTGAGGGCCCGTACCTCAGGCAGTACTGGTACCTCATCAACAACTGTTCCCAAGAGACAGCAGAG GGATTCCTGCCCTACGCCAACGGAGAGCTGCTCACTTACATTGAG TGGTACTGTGGGAGCATCACTGCGGTgtactcacacatccacacacagatgaccacagTTATGGACATAGGAGGACACCTG TACGGCGAGACATCGACCAGCTGCAGGGGTCTGTCCATGGACGCTGCTGGAACCTGGACTCGCCTGGAGAGGACCGACACTCTCCGGATGCCCCTGGACCAGTTCTTCACTCCTCAGCCGGACCCAGATGACGACTCTGCTGGCCTCTTGGAAATCGACTGGTCCTCTCCTGGTCCTGATCCTGACGCTGATGGATTCAACGACGCTGATGGGTTCAACGACGCTGATGGGTTCGACGCTGATGGTTTCGATGCTGATGGATTCGACGCTGATGGTTTCAACGCTGCCGATGACGAGGATGCTGATGGATTCGACGGTGATGATGCTGCAGATGACGATGCTGGATTCGACGCTGCTGATGATGCCGTTGGATTGGACACTGGATTCGACGCTGCTGATGGATTGGAGGACGCTGCTGCTGTCGGCTCTCCTGCTCCTGGTCCTCGCGCTGCTggtactgatgctgctgctgttactgatgctgctgctggtactgatgctgctgctgacaaCTCTACGGCCCCTGGATTCGACGATGCTGCTGGTTGGTCTGgtgctctctctgctgctgcctccGTTGCTAGCCAGGTTCCCTCTGTGTA CTACCTCTTCCAGTCCACCGGTCTGGGGGACTTCCCCCTGAGGCTTGCTGGACTGAGGGACGCCTTCGCT GTCTTGCTTGAGCAGCCAGAGACAGCCAACTTCATCGCCGTGACAGGGTCCATGCTTCTGAAGAACTTGGCCACCCTCAATGGAAAG GATGCTGGTGCAACTCAACAGGCCTTTGACGAGGTGGTGGCCTTCGCCCAGACACTGACTCCCACCATCACCACTGAGCTCTTGGAGGTTGGG ATCCACCAGTTCAACCTCCTGGATGTGGTCTTCGAGCTGCTGCTGTTCAGAAACCTAGAGTTGGCGTATGTGCGGCTGGTCCCT CAGGCACAGGGCGGGTTCCTGGatcatctggcaacagtggtccAGTCCCTCCTGCCCTCTGAGGCGTGGCCACCCCAGGCAGCCCAGTGCTGGGAGCTCCTGCAG TCTGAGGCAATCTCCTTCGTGTTGGAGATCCTGTCCCTGGACGTGTCAGCGTACCACCAGCCCCAGCACCTGGCCCAGAGGGTCTTCAGCAGCCTGGAGCGCCGCATCGACCAGCTGCTGAGCGTGATGCCCTCTGGCTAA
- the LOC134447192 gene encoding uncharacterized protein LOC134447192 isoform X2 → MPSRSSRRRASGQRRWSLWCFAGADVKETVDMGTQTECPTVEVATQADGPETAEATTQAGWVTAEASTQAACGTAEAGIQAVRVMAEAGCQSVWATSEASVQAARVTADADTQVDSTDATPLLDAELPGDADWTVQNMNQTTAFEYSEFFRNGQMWVEVKLRCEERREGPYLRQYWYLINNCSQETAEGFLPYANGELLTYIEWYCGSITAVYSHIHTQMTTVMDIGGHLYGETSTSCRGLSMDAAGTWTRLERTDTLRMPLDQFFTPQPDPDDDSAGLLEIDWSSPGPDPDADGFNDADGFNDADGFDADGFDADGFDADGFNAADDEDADGFDGDDAADDDAGFDAADDAVGLDTGFDAADGLEDAAAVGSPAPGPRAAGTDAAAVTDAAAGTDAAADNSTAPGFDDAAGWSGALSAAASVASQVPSVYYLFQSTGLGDFPLRLAGLRDAFAVLLEQPETANFIAVTGSMLLKNLATLNGKDAGATQQAFDEVVAFAQTLTPTITTELLEVGIHQFNLLDVVFELLLFRNLELAYVRLVPQAQGGFLDHLATVVQSLLPSEAWPPQAAQCWELLQSEAISFVLEILSLDVSAYHQPQHLAQRVFSSLERRIDQLLSVMPSG, encoded by the exons ATGCCATCACGGAGCAGCAGGCGCCGAGCCTCTGGGCAGAGGAGATGGTCTCTCTGGTGTTTTGCAGGTGCTGATGTGAAGGAGACGGTGGACATGGGGACGCAGACGGAGTGTCCGACCGTGGAGGTGGCCACCCAGGCGGACGGACCCGAGACGGCAGAGGCGACCACTCAGGCAGGTTGGGTGACAGCCGAGGCCAGCACTCAGGCTGCTTGTGGAACGGCCGAGGCCGGTATACAGGCAGTGAGAGTAATGGCCGAAGCTGGATGTCAATCTGTCTGGGCAACCAGCGAGGCCTCTGTCCAGGCGGCGAGGGTAACTGCTGACGCTGACACCCAGGTGGACTCCACGGACG CGACCCCTTTGCTTGATGCTGAGCTACCAGGAG ACGCCGACTGGACAGTCCAGAACATGAACCAGACGACTGCTTTTGAGTATTCAGAGTTCTTCCGCAACGGCCAGATG TGGGTGGAGGTGAAGCTCAGGTGTGAGGAGAGGCGTGAGGGCCCGTACCTCAGGCAGTACTGGTACCTCATCAACAACTGTTCCCAAGAGACAGCAGAG GGATTCCTGCCCTACGCCAACGGAGAGCTGCTCACTTACATTGAG TGGTACTGTGGGAGCATCACTGCGGTgtactcacacatccacacacagatgaccacagTTATGGACATAGGAGGACACCTG TACGGCGAGACATCGACCAGCTGCAGGGGTCTGTCCATGGACGCTGCTGGAACCTGGACTCGCCTGGAGAGGACCGACACTCTCCGGATGCCCCTGGACCAGTTCTTCACTCCTCAGCCGGACCCAGATGACGACTCTGCTGGCCTCTTGGAAATCGACTGGTCCTCTCCTGGTCCTGATCCTGACGCTGATGGATTCAACGACGCTGATGGGTTCAACGACGCTGATGGGTTCGACGCTGATGGTTTCGATGCTGATGGATTCGACGCTGATGGTTTCAACGCTGCCGATGACGAGGATGCTGATGGATTCGACGGTGATGATGCTGCAGATGACGATGCTGGATTCGACGCTGCTGATGATGCCGTTGGATTGGACACTGGATTCGACGCTGCTGATGGATTGGAGGACGCTGCTGCTGTCGGCTCTCCTGCTCCTGGTCCTCGCGCTGCTggtactgatgctgctgctgttactgatgctgctgctggtactgatgctgctgctgacaaCTCTACGGCCCCTGGATTCGACGATGCTGCTGGTTGGTCTGgtgctctctctgctgctgcctccGTTGCTAGCCAGGTTCCCTCTGTGTA CTACCTCTTCCAGTCCACCGGTCTGGGGGACTTCCCCCTGAGGCTTGCTGGACTGAGGGACGCCTTCGCT GTCTTGCTTGAGCAGCCAGAGACAGCCAACTTCATCGCCGTGACAGGGTCCATGCTTCTGAAGAACTTGGCCACCCTCAATGGAAAG GATGCTGGTGCAACTCAACAGGCCTTTGACGAGGTGGTGGCCTTCGCCCAGACACTGACTCCCACCATCACCACTGAGCTCTTGGAGGTTGGG ATCCACCAGTTCAACCTCCTGGATGTGGTCTTCGAGCTGCTGCTGTTCAGAAACCTAGAGTTGGCGTATGTGCGGCTGGTCCCT CAGGCACAGGGCGGGTTCCTGGatcatctggcaacagtggtccAGTCCCTCCTGCCCTCTGAGGCGTGGCCACCCCAGGCAGCCCAGTGCTGGGAGCTCCTGCAG TCTGAGGCAATCTCCTTCGTGTTGGAGATCCTGTCCCTGGACGTGTCAGCGTACCACCAGCCCCAGCACCTGGCCCAGAGGGTCTTCAGCAGCCTGGAGCGCCGCATCGACCAGCTGCTGAGCGTGATGCCCTCTGGCTAA